CAACACCGACCTGAGCGCCGTGCTGTCGGGGCCGCTCGACGCGCCGCGCGTGACGGTCGCGTTCTATCCGGACATGGTGCTGGCGGTCAATACGCGCGCGCAGGAAGCGCTGGCGAACCTGTATCGCGCGGTGCGCGAGGTGTCGTTCGGCGTCCAGGTGTCGCCGGGCAAGCTGGTGCTGATCAACAACCATTTCACGCTGCATTCGCGCGATCGCTTCGATCCGCAATACGACGAGAACGACCGCGCGTTTCGCTGGGTGCAGCGCGTGTTCGTCGCACGCAGCCTGTGGAATTTCCGCGCGTTCACGCCGCTGCAGGCGCGCGTATTCGATCCGAAAGCGCTGTACGCCGGCGAGTCGCAAGCGGCGCGCCCGGCACCCGTCGCGCAACCGGTGCCTCAGCGAGCGGCCGCAGCCGAACTCGAAGCGACACCCGCGTGAGCGGGCCGCGAACGCAGGGCGGGGCGGCGGCGTGCGCTGAAAATCGTTCCGCTCGCGTTCGCCGCATGCATCATCGAACAGGAAGGAATCCGGAAGACATGAGAAGAACAGCATTTCCCGTTGCGCGCGCCGCTCGCGTGCTGGCCGCCATCCTGATCGGCGGCAGCGTCGCCGCGCAGGCCGCGACGTTCGACCTGAGCCCCGAGCAGCCGGGCCGGCAGCGCGGCACCGTGAACCCGGCGGTCGAACAGGCGTTGCCGGGCGGTTTCAAGTTTGCCGAAGCGCACACGCTGACGATCGGCATCGCGCCGAACCTGCCGCCGCTCAGCACGTACGCGACCGATGCGCGGACGGTGGTCGGCTTCGATCCCGATCTCGCGCAGCTCATCGCCGACAGTGCGGGGCGCAAGCTGAAGATCGTGCCGCTCGCGTGGGCCGACTGGCCGCTCGCGCTGCAGTCCGGCAAGGTCGACGCGGTGATCTCGAACGTGACGGTCACCGAGCAGCGCAAGGAGAAGTTCGACTTCTCGACCTATCGGAAGGATCAGCTCGGCTTCTATGTGAAAACCGGCAGCCGGATTGCCGCGATCCGCGAGCCGAAGGACGTCGCCGGGCTGCGCGTGGTGACCGACTCAGGAACCAACCAGGAAAAGATCCTGCTTGAATGGAACCGGCAGAACGTCGCGCGCGGCCTCGAACCGGTCGCGATCCAGTATTACGCCGATTCGGCGGAGCGCTGGGTCGCGCTGCAGTCGGGCCGCGTCGACACGATCTTCAGCGTGAATTCGATGCTTGCGTACCAGGCGTCGCTGCGCGGCGATGCGAAGCTGATCGGCACCGTGAGCGGCGGTTGGCCGCGCACCGCGGACATCGCGATCACGACGCGCAAGGGCAGCGGCCTCGCCGATCCGCTGACGGCCGCGATCAATGCGCTGATCGCGAACGGCAGTTACCGGAAGGTGCTCGACCGCTGGCGTCTCGACGCCGAAGCGATCGACCAGTCGCAGACCAATCCGCCGGGGCTGCCGCGCACCTGAGGGACGAACGCAGCGACGCTCAGGTGATCGGCCATTGCAGGATGACGATCCCGTCGTTGTAGTCGCTGTCGGCGCCGTCGTCGGCCCCGAGCCGGCCGAGCCGCGCCGCGATGGGCCGATCGATTTCGGCAAGGGCGGGGAAGAGGCCGCCCGCGATCGCCAGCTTACCGGTACGTCCAGAGCCGATGCAGCACGAACGTCGTCGGCGGGATCAGCAGCGCGATCACGACGACGCTCATTGCGCGCGACACGTCGAGCAGTTCGGCGGCACGCGCGAGCAGCAGCGTTTCGACGAAGCCGGCCAGTGTGACCGTGAGAAAACGCAGCGCGTTGCGCGTGCGTACCGTCGACGAAAAGCTCCACAGCGTATTCGCGAGATACGAGAACGCGGTGGCGCACAGGAACGCGACGGCATTCGCGGCCACCAGCGTCGCATCGAACAGCGTGAACAGGGCCGCCGCGACCAGCGTATGGATCGCGGTCGAGCAGAGCCCGGACACGCCGAAGCGCACGAGCCGCGTGCGCTCGGCGTAGAGCAGGTTGATCATGGCCGTTCGTGCGCGTCAGCGTGCGCCGATCCGCGCCCGGGCCGGCTGCACGCGCCGGCGAGCAAGCTGGCGGCGCGCGTCGCGTGCGACCGGCAGTTCGATCACCTTGCCGTGCGCCTGGTAGCGGCGGCGGATCAGGTAGACGGGCCGTTGCTTCGACTCGTCGTAGATCCGCCCGATGTATTCGCCGACGACGCCGATCCCGATCAGCTCGATGCCGCCGATGAACAGCGTGACCGAGATCAGCGACGCGTAACCGAGCACCGGATTGCCGAACAGCAGCGTGCGGAAGATGACGAACGAGCCGTACAGGAACGCGAGCGCGGCGATGCCGACGCCGATGTAGGTCCAGCTGCGCAGCGGCACGGTGCTGAAGCTGGTGATCCCTTCCAGCGCGAAATTCCACAGCTTCCAGCCGGAGAACTTCGAGTGTCCGGCGCTGCGCGGGTCGCGCTGGTATTCGATGATCACGGTCTGGTAGCCGACCCACGCGAACAGCCCCTTCATGAAGCGGTGCCGCTCGGGCAGGCTGCGCAGCGCGTTCACGACCTTGCGGTCCATCAGCCGGAAATCGCCGACGTTTTCCGGCAGTTTCACATCCGACAGCAGGTTGTGCACGCGGTAGTAGATCGCGGCCGCGGTGCGCTTCGCGAACGAATCGCACGCGCGGTTGCTGCGCTTGGCTGCGACGACTTCCGCGCCGTTGCGCCAGTGTTCGATCATCACCGGAATCAGGCTCGGCGGGTCCTGCAGATCGGCGTCGAGCGGGATCACCGCGTCGCCGGCGGCTTCGTCGAGGCCGGCCGTCAGCGCCGCTTCCTTGCCGAAGTTGCGGGTGAGATCGATGACGCGCACGCGCCGCTCGCGGGTGCTGATCCGGATCAGGCGTTCGAGCGTGTCGTCGCGACTGCCGTCGTTCACGCAGACGATCTCGAAGCGGATCGCGTCGATGGCCGTCAGCAACGGAATCACGACGTCGAAGAAGTGCTCGACGGCCTCGCCTTCGTTATAGAACGGCACGACCAGCGAAACGAGCGGCGTGTAGAGTGATTCGCGCATGATGGTTCCCCTTGTGATGTCGCTTCACCGACCCGCGCCGATCGTCGGGCGGCCGGCGCGGTGCAATCCGTACGCCGGGCGGTGGTGCGATCGGACCGGATGCGTGAACCCGGTCTCGGTCGAGTTGTCGCGTGCGTCCGGCATCGACGGCACGTCGTGTCTTTCCTGTGCGATCCGGCTGACGAGCAGCGCGAGCGATGCCAGCGTGACGAGCGGCAGGAACTGGAACGACAGATGCGGCACGACCGCGAGGCCCGCGAGCGGCATCGGCCACAGCAGCATCAGCCATTCGCGATCGAAGCGCCGCCAGCCGTGCGTCCACGCATAGCGCGCGTACCACGCGATCACGAGGCCGTACCAGGTCAGGTCATAGTCGTACAGATAAGGGCTGACGAGCAGGCATGCGCATGCAAGGGTCGCGGCGCGCAGCGCATAGGAACACGCGCCGCGCCATGCATAGACGACGGCGATGGCCGCGGCCGCAGCCGACAGCAGCTGAAGGCCGCGCGCGACAATCGCGGGCCAGCCGGCCATCGTCGCGAGCGCGAACACGGACGGCATGCGCGCGAGCTTGGCGTGACCGGTGCCGACGATCGCGTAGACGTTGCCGATCACGTGCGCGAACGTGATCCACGGACCGACGCCGAACGCGAGCGTCGCGAGCGCGACGCTGCCGGCGATCGTCGCGGCCCACGCGGCCAGCGCGCGCCATTGGCCTGCGCACAGCAGCGCGAGCGGGAACAGCACCGCGAGCTGCGGTTTCATCGTCAGCAAGCCGAAGCAGATCCCGGCGCACACGGGGCGGCGGTTCAGCACGAGCAGGCCGACGCCGGCGAGCGTCGCGGTAAAGAGGCTGGTCTGTCCGACGATCACGGTGAGGAACGCGCCGGGGAACGCGAGCGCGCACAGCCACGCGGCATCGCGCTGCACGGTCGCGCGGATCGTTGCCGCGAACAATGCATAGGTGCCTCCGAGGCACAGCACGAGCGCGAACATGTACGGCATCCAGCCGAGCGGCAACACGAACAGCAGCGTGGTGGGCGGATAGAGCCATGGCAGCGTGCCATCCGCGATGCTTATCGTCGGGATCGCGAGCTTCTGGACTGCGAACAGCGCGGGGAAATGCCATGCGTCGGCGCCGTGTCCGTGCGCGGCGAGCCACGCGGCGCTCCAGATCGGCGAGAAATCAGGCGACAGCGGTTCCGGTGCGGCGTGGTGCGACAGGAACAGGCGGACCAGATAGATGCAGACGAACAGCAGCTCGGTCAGCAGCACGGCACCCGCATAGAGGCGCACGCGATCGCGATTGAGCCAGTGCGGATAGCGGCGCGGGCCCGCGATCGGAAGTTCCGGATGCACATCGATGGCCGGATGCGCGTGACGGGCGAACGAAGGCGCTTTCATCGCACGCTCCGGGATGCGAGCGCCGTGCGGCGCACGACGACGAACAGCACCGCGAGCAGCACCACCGGCCCGATCTGCGGCAGCTTCATCAGCCGGTTCAGCATTTCGAAGATCGGCAGCAGCCACGCGAGCACGAGGATGCCTTGGTCGCCGGGCAGCCAGCCTTCGTCGAGGCCGTGCGCGATCAGGCAGAAGATCGCGATGCCGAGCCACGTCAGTTCGTAGTGCCACAGATACGGCGTCGTCAGCAGCGTGGCGACCGCCAGCACCGCGCCGCGCAAGCGCATGTCGCACGTGCGGCGCCATACATCGATAGCCGCGGCGATCGCGAGCAGCGCGACCGCCGCTTGCGCGGCCAGCGCGGCCGCCACCGGCGCACCGGCGAGCCGCAGCGCGGCGAACGGTGTCGGCGACGCGAGCCAGTACGACGCGAGCATGAAATGCTGATCGCGTACCGTCGACATGGCGTGGCTCAAGCCGTGCAGCGCGCCAGGGCCAGCCAGTGCAATCCCGGCGGCCGCGAACAGCGTCGCGCTGATCGCCGCCGCCGCGAACGTGCGCCACGCACGCGCCGCGATCAGCACGAACGGGAACACCACGGCCAGTTGCGGCTTGATCGCGAGCAGCCCGATCACCACGCCGGCCGCGACCGGGCGCTTGCCGAGCAGATGCAGCGCGAGCGCGGCGAGGCCGGCGGTCAGGATGCTGTTCTGTCCGAACAGCGCGGACAAGCACACCGCCGAATACGCGACCATGACGAGCGCCGCGGCGCGCGGGTGGGGAAGATGCGCGCGCAATCCCGACAACCGCGAGACGGCGAACGCGTAGCATAAAAGACTGCCCGCGGAAAAGAGGAAGTAAGCGGGCAGGAAAGGCACAAGGGCAACCGGCGCGATGAACAGCAACATCGTCGGCGGATAGAGCCAGGGAAGCGGCCGGTTTTGCAGATACGCACCGAAGTGCGCGAACTCGGCCTGCAGGAATGACGAAGGGTCGTAGGCCGATGCGGCATGGCCTTGCAACACGAGATGCGATGCGGTCCAGAAGACCGAAAAGTCGGTGCCCGGGCGGGCGGTGGCGTTCGACGTGAAGCCGTCGGTCACGACGCCCCAGACAACCAGCAACGATACGAAGAGCATCAGCATGATGCAGCTGTACGGAATGATCCGGTCGGCTGTCAGCCATTGAGCACAGCGTATTGCGCGATCGCGCGTTCCACGATTGGCTGTGTACATGATGCCCCGTCTGTAGTGGTGGCTGCGTGGTCTGTCGCAGCGGTTTCATGTTGTCGTGCCTGCGGATCGAATCGCTCTGAAACGGCGTTGTCCGGTGAATGCATTGTTGAAGAAAAAATCGCGTGTTGCAAATCACCCACTGACAGCCGGGATTTCGATGTGCCGGTAACCGGCGTGAAAACCGCGTTTTCAAGTATGAGAAATCGACACGGCCGGGTTTCGTGTATCTGGTTTGAAACATTCCGCTTGTTTCATTTTGTTACACCCCGCCAAACGCGCGGCACGCGACCGAATTTCCGCGTTCGGGAAAATCCTGACGAAATTTTTTGCGCCCTTTGTGCAGCACGTCGGCGAGCGTTCCGGCCTGCCGCGCATGCGGGAGCGGATATATCAAATCTGAAACATTTCCGGCATCGCGCTTCCGGCCGGAGAAGGCGGGGATCGCCGGAACCCTTGATACGTCTGGATTTTGCCCGGGATGGCCTGCTCTTTGCGTAAGCGTTGGCACGGCAGTCGACGATGTGACGACCGGGCGGTTCCAGGAACAGACAGATGGAGCCGGCTTCGGAATCACCTGCGGAAACGAAGGCCGGAGCGCGTCGGGGAACACGCAGCTCCAGGTCGATGAACCGCGAGAACCGTTGTCGATCGACCGATGAGACCCGGTATTTCCAGGGCAATAAGAAATCGGCATGGCAGCACATGGGGAATAAAAATGAAAGACCACAGCACACAGCGGCCCGCGAGCCGCGACAAAGACGAGTTGCTGCATCGCCGGGAGTTCGACTCCCGTTCAATTGAATACCGTGCGTCGAACGGCAGCCACGCCGTTCCGGTCGATCGGCATGCCCGGTTTATCCGGCTGATCGAACCGTCCGCGCATCTCTTGCGTTCCCTCTTGCTGAAATCCGTTCACACGGACAGGTGTGCGCATCCCTGTCCTCGCAGCTGAGCGTCACGTTTCGATTTTCTTGTAGTGCCGGTGGTGCCCATCCCCAACGTCCTGACAGACGAAGGGTTTTTTGTAGCAGTCCGAAAGGAGAATGCTCATGTCTAGTTTTATCGAAAAGATCGCCTGGTTCATCGAGGATCAGGACGGCGTGACGGCCATTGAATACGGCCTGATCGCCGCGCTGATCGCGATCGGCATCATCGCCGCGCTGACGACGGTCGGTACGGATCTGAAGACCGTATTCGGTACGGTCGCAGACGATCTGGACTCGGTAGTAGCAGCCATTTGATGGACGGTACGAAGAACGGCTCGTCTGAATCGTTCGTCGGCACCACACGGCATCAACGACATTCCTCGACGTATCGACGCCAGATCAATCGATCCAGCCGGCACGCGAGGGCTTTGAAAGTAACTACGCAAGGAGATCATCATGTCCAAGTTCATTCAGCAAGCCAGCCGTTTCGTCCGCGATGAAGACGGCGTGACGGCCATCGAATACGGCCTGATCGCTGCACTGATCGCCATTGGCATCATTGCCGCGCTGTCGACGGTCGGCAAGGACCTCAAGACCGTGTTCACCACGATCGCGGACGACCTCGATTCGGCGGTCGCAGCCATCTGATGGACCGTACCGCGGGCGGCTCGGCTGGTGCAGTGCTCGAGCCGTCCCCGGTCTTCTGATCAACCCGGAACCGGAGACCATCATGCAAGCCATTGCGCGTGTCGTATGCCGCTGGATCGACGACGAGCAGGGCGTGACGTCGATCGAATATGCGTTGCTCGGGTCGATGTTCGCCGTCGCGGTACTCGGCAGCGTCGTCACGCTGAAAGGCTCGCTTGCCGATACGTACGAGGTGATCGCGACGGCCGTGACGGCTGCCGTGACCACTGCGCTGGCAATGGTCTCCTGATCCATCGATTCGACCCGCGAGGTTCGCCATGTTACCTGTTGCGCCGCCTTACCCGGTTCCGTTATGCGTGACGCTGCTCGCGGTCGCCGCGGCCAGCACGGACATCGCGACCCGACGCATCCCGAACCGCCTCGTCGCGATCGGACTCGTCGGCGCGCTGGTCGCCCAGTGCCTGCTGCACGGCGTCCAGGCAGGCGCACTCGGATGGCTCGCCGGCGCTGCGACCGGATTCGGCCTGCTGCTGCCGTTCTACCTGTTGCGCGGGATGGCGGCCGGCGACGTGAAGCTGATGCTCGCGATCGGCGCATGGGTCGGCGCGGAAATGACGTTCTACATCGTGCTGGCCACCTTCGTGGCCGGCGGGATCGGCGCCATCGCGTTCGCGCTGTTGCGCGGCCGCATGCGCCAGATGTGGGCGAACGTCCGCGCGCTGATCGCGCGGCGCTCGCAAGGGGCAAGCACCGGGGCCGCCGACAGCCCCGCGGAATTCGCTTCGGTCGGCACGCTGCCGTACGGCGTGGCGATCGCAGCCGGCACGCTGGGCATGCTGTTCGCGTCGTGCGCATAGCGCGACGAATCCGCAACGAGGACGGAACGACCATGAACACGAACCACACCGAACCGAGACGCGACGCGCAGGTGGCCCACCTGCCCGACCCGTTGCCGTCGCGGGAGGCCTATACGAAACTGGGCTCGCAGTTGCCGGCGGCGCCGCGCACGCTCGAGGAAACCGGGCTGAGCATGACGTTCGTCGCCGGGCTCGTGCTGAAGTCGACGCTGATGCTCGGCCGTCCGTCATACGGCGATCTGGTCGAGCGGCATTGCCTGCCGCTCGCGGTGCTCGACGACGTCTTCGCGTTCCTGGTGCGCGAGCATCTCGTCGAGCTCACTCATCGCGGCGCGACCGATCTCGACGTGACGTTCCGCCTGACCGACGCGGGCCGCGTGCTTGCGCTGGAGGAACGGGCGCGCAGCGGCTACAGCGGGCCCGCGCCGGTGACGCTCGACGCGTATCTCGAATGCGTGGCCGTCCATTCGGTGCGCAAGCTGCACATCGGCCAGAGCGACGTGTGGGCTGCGTTCGAAGGCATCGTGATCGACACGGCGGTCCTCGACGCGGCGGCCGCGGCGCTGAATGCGGGCCGCCCGCTGCTGATCTACGGCCCGGCCGGCAGCGGCAAGACCTTTCTCGCCGAGCGGCTCGGCACGCTGATGCACGGCCGCGTGCCGGTGCCGCACGCGATCTGTGCGGCCGGTGAAGTGATCCAGATCTACGATCCGCTCGTGCATGTCGACGCGCCATCGCAACCCGGCGGCCCGTCGGTCGATCGCCGCTGGCGCCTGTGCCGGCGGCCGGTCGTGCTGTCCGGCGGCGAACTGACGCTCGAAGAGCTCGATCTTCGCCGCGACGAGGCCGCGGGCTTTTACCAGGCGCCGCCGCACATGAAGGCGAACATGGGCATGTACATCATCGACGATCTCGGCCGTCAGCGCGTCGAGCCGCGCGACCTGCTCAATCGCTGGCTGCGCCCGCTCGATCGCGGCGTCGATTTCATGACGCTCGAGTCGGGCAATCGCTTCGTGTTGCCGTTCGACGTGTGGCCGGTGTTTTCGAGCAACCTGTCGCTGGAATTGTTCTGCGACGACGCGTTCCTGCGCCGCCTTGGCTCGAAGCTTCACGTCGGTCCGCTGTCGATCGACGACTACCGCACGGTGTTTGAGGCGGCCTGCGCGTCGCTCGGCCTCGTATCGGCGAGCGATGCATTCGACTACCTGCTGCATCGGCTGCACCTGCCGACCGGCAAGGCTTTTCTCGCGTGCTTTCCGGCCGACCTGCTGCGCCTCGTGGCCGCCGGCGCGCGGTATCGCGGCGACCCGCCCGAGGTGACGCACGACGCGTTGTACGACGCGTGGGCGAGCTACTTCGGCGCCGCCCCCGAACGGGACGGCAGCCATCCGCCGCCCATCGAGCGCGGTGGCCGTACGTTCGTCACCGGTTGAGCCGTTTCTTTCACGAATCGTCGAGGAGCATTGCCATGAAAAACAGTCGAGCGCTCATGATGCTGGTCGTCGCGATGGTCGCGGGTCTTGCCGCGGTCGTGTTCGCGTCCCACTGGCTGGTGCAGACATCCACGAGCTCGGTCACGCCGGTCGCGGTGGCGACCAACGACCTGAACCTGGGCGAACCGCTCGGGCCGAACCAGATCCACCTGGTGAGCTGGCCGTCGGGCAGCGTTCCGACCGGCGCGTTCACCGATACGAAAGGGCTCGAAGGGCGCGTCGTGCGCACCAGCCTGTCGCGCGGCGAACCGGTGATCGAGTCGAAACTCGCGCCGGTCGGCACGAAGGGCGGGCTGTCTGCGGTGATCGCCGACGGCAGCCGCGCGATCACGGTGCGCGTGAACGACGTGGTCGGTGTCGCGGGCTTCGCGCTGCCGGGCAACTACGTCGACGTGATCGTCAACACGCAGGAGCAGCAGGGCAAGACCGACGGGCAGAGCATCTCCAAGATCGTGCTCGAGCACATCCTCGTGCTCGCCGTCGCGCAGCAGGTCAGCCGCGACGACACGGCGCCGAAGGTGGTCAACGCGGTGACGCTGGAAGTCACGCCCGACCAGGCCGAACGGCTCGACCTCGCGCGCAGCGTCGGCACGTTGTCGCTCGTGCTGCGCAACCAGGTCGACCAGAAGACGCTGAACACCGATGGCGCGACCAAGCTGACGCTGCTGGGCAAGGAACCCGCGCCCGAAGCGCTGCCGGCTCCCGCCCACGTGCGGACGGTGCGCGTGCATGTCGCGTCTCGCGCGGCGCCGGAAGCGCGGCGCGACTGCGTCGGCGTGCTGACGGGCGTGAAGGGCAGCGTCGAATGTTTCTGAAGCAGATCAACACATCCAGATAGATAAACAGCCTGGCCGTCGGCACACGGTGGCCTTGGAAGTCGACAACCGGCACGGCGCCGGTCTCTCGGGGATCAGACAAAATGAAGATCAAACCGCAACGTACAGGTACTGGCCCACTGCGGACGCGCGTCGCACGGGGCACGATGATGGCCGCGATCCTCTGTTCCGGATGGCTGACCGTCTATGGCGCACTGGCCCAGGAAGGCATCGAATCGGCCGTGCTGACGAAGGGCGGCGCCAGCGCGCCGACCGCGGTCGGCAAGGGGCCCGTGCAGATGACGATCAGCATGGCGGCGGCACCGGTCGCCGCGGCCGCCGCGTCGTCCGGGCCGCTGCGCGGGCCGAACTGCATCGGCGCGGTGCGCGATTCGACCAGCGTCAGCGTGCCGCTCGGCAAGTCGCTGCTGGTGCCGATGCCGGAGCCGGTCCGCAATCGGACGATCGGCAATCCGGCCGTCGCGCAGGCGACGATGGTGTCGCCGCAAACGCTGTACATCCTCGGGCTGTCGGTCGGCA
The DNA window shown above is from Burkholderia pyrrocinia and carries:
- a CDS encoding Flp family type IVb pilin, which codes for MSSFIEKIAWFIEDQDGVTAIEYGLIAALIAIGIIAALTTVGTDLKTVFGTVADDLDSVVAAI
- a CDS encoding glycosyltransferase family 87 protein gives rise to the protein MKAPSFARHAHPAIDVHPELPIAGPRRYPHWLNRDRVRLYAGAVLLTELLFVCIYLVRLFLSHHAAPEPLSPDFSPIWSAAWLAAHGHGADAWHFPALFAVQKLAIPTISIADGTLPWLYPPTTLLFVLPLGWMPYMFALVLCLGGTYALFAATIRATVQRDAAWLCALAFPGAFLTVIVGQTSLFTATLAGVGLLVLNRRPVCAGICFGLLTMKPQLAVLFPLALLCAGQWRALAAWAATIAGSVALATLAFGVGPWITFAHVIGNVYAIVGTGHAKLARMPSVFALATMAGWPAIVARGLQLLSAAAAAIAVVYAWRGACSYALRAATLACACLLVSPYLYDYDLTWYGLVIAWYARYAWTHGWRRFDREWLMLLWPMPLAGLAVVPHLSFQFLPLVTLASLALLVSRIAQERHDVPSMPDARDNSTETGFTHPVRSHHRPAYGLHRAGRPTIGAGR
- the cpaB gene encoding Flp pilus assembly protein CpaB; this encodes MKNSRALMMLVVAMVAGLAAVVFASHWLVQTSTSSVTPVAVATNDLNLGEPLGPNQIHLVSWPSGSVPTGAFTDTKGLEGRVVRTSLSRGEPVIESKLAPVGTKGGLSAVIADGSRAITVRVNDVVGVAGFALPGNYVDVIVNTQEQQGKTDGQSISKIVLEHILVLAVAQQVSRDDTAPKVVNAVTLEVTPDQAERLDLARSVGTLSLVLRNQVDQKTLNTDGATKLTLLGKEPAPEALPAPAHVRTVRVHVASRAAPEARRDCVGVLTGVKGSVECF
- a CDS encoding Flp family type IVb pilin — protein: MQAIARVVCRWIDDEQGVTSIEYALLGSMFAVAVLGSVVTLKGSLADTYEVIATAVTAAVTTALAMVS
- a CDS encoding GtrA family protein, which codes for MINLLYAERTRLVRFGVSGLCSTAIHTLVAAALFTLFDATLVAANAVAFLCATAFSYLANTLWSFSSTVRTRNALRFLTVTLAGFVETLLLARAAELLDVSRAMSVVVIALLIPPTTFVLHRLWTYR
- a CDS encoding glycosyltransferase family 2 protein, producing MRESLYTPLVSLVVPFYNEGEAVEHFFDVVIPLLTAIDAIRFEIVCVNDGSRDDTLERLIRISTRERRVRVIDLTRNFGKEAALTAGLDEAAGDAVIPLDADLQDPPSLIPVMIEHWRNGAEVVAAKRSNRACDSFAKRTAAAIYYRVHNLLSDVKLPENVGDFRLMDRKVVNALRSLPERHRFMKGLFAWVGYQTVIIEYQRDPRSAGHSKFSGWKLWNFALEGITSFSTVPLRSWTYIGVGIAALAFLYGSFVIFRTLLFGNPVLGYASLISVTLFIGGIELIGIGVVGEYIGRIYDESKQRPVYLIRRRYQAHGKVIELPVARDARRQLARRRVQPARARIGAR
- a CDS encoding Flp family type IVb pilin, whose protein sequence is MSKFIQQASRFVRDEDGVTAIEYGLIAALIAIGIIAALSTVGKDLKTVFTTIADDLDSAVAAI
- a CDS encoding fucose-binding lectin II produces the protein MGSGRTGKLAIAGGLFPALAEIDRPIAARLGRLGADDGADSDYNDGIVILQWPIT
- a CDS encoding ABC transporter substrate-binding protein; its protein translation is MRRTAFPVARAARVLAAILIGGSVAAQAATFDLSPEQPGRQRGTVNPAVEQALPGGFKFAEAHTLTIGIAPNLPPLSTYATDARTVVGFDPDLAQLIADSAGRKLKIVPLAWADWPLALQSGKVDAVISNVTVTEQRKEKFDFSTYRKDQLGFYVKTGSRIAAIREPKDVAGLRVVTDSGTNQEKILLEWNRQNVARGLEPVAIQYYADSAERWVALQSGRVDTIFSVNSMLAYQASLRGDAKLIGTVSGGWPRTADIAITTRKGSGLADPLTAAINALIANGSYRKVLDRWRLDAEAIDQSQTNPPGLPRT
- a CDS encoding ATP-binding protein, translating into MNTNHTEPRRDAQVAHLPDPLPSREAYTKLGSQLPAAPRTLEETGLSMTFVAGLVLKSTLMLGRPSYGDLVERHCLPLAVLDDVFAFLVREHLVELTHRGATDLDVTFRLTDAGRVLALEERARSGYSGPAPVTLDAYLECVAVHSVRKLHIGQSDVWAAFEGIVIDTAVLDAAAAALNAGRPLLIYGPAGSGKTFLAERLGTLMHGRVPVPHAICAAGEVIQIYDPLVHVDAPSQPGGPSVDRRWRLCRRPVVLSGGELTLEELDLRRDEAAGFYQAPPHMKANMGMYIIDDLGRQRVEPRDLLNRWLRPLDRGVDFMTLESGNRFVLPFDVWPVFSSNLSLELFCDDAFLRRLGSKLHVGPLSIDDYRTVFEAACASLGLVSASDAFDYLLHRLHLPTGKAFLACFPADLLRLVAAGARYRGDPPEVTHDALYDAWASYFGAAPERDGSHPPPIERGGRTFVTG
- a CDS encoding prepilin peptidase, producing the protein MLPVAPPYPVPLCVTLLAVAAASTDIATRRIPNRLVAIGLVGALVAQCLLHGVQAGALGWLAGAATGFGLLLPFYLLRGMAAGDVKLMLAIGAWVGAEMTFYIVLATFVAGGIGAIAFALLRGRMRQMWANVRALIARRSQGASTGAADSPAEFASVGTLPYGVAIAAGTLGMLFASCA
- a CDS encoding glycosyltransferase family 87 protein; the protein is MYTANRGTRDRAIRCAQWLTADRIIPYSCIMLMLFVSLLVVWGVVTDGFTSNATARPGTDFSVFWTASHLVLQGHAASAYDPSSFLQAEFAHFGAYLQNRPLPWLYPPTMLLFIAPVALVPFLPAYFLFSAGSLLCYAFAVSRLSGLRAHLPHPRAAALVMVAYSAVCLSALFGQNSILTAGLAALALHLLGKRPVAAGVVIGLLAIKPQLAVVFPFVLIAARAWRTFAAAAISATLFAAAGIALAGPGALHGLSHAMSTVRDQHFMLASYWLASPTPFAALRLAGAPVAAALAAQAAVALLAIAAAIDVWRRTCDMRLRGAVLAVATLLTTPYLWHYELTWLGIAIFCLIAHGLDEGWLPGDQGILVLAWLLPIFEMLNRLMKLPQIGPVVLLAVLFVVVRRTALASRSVR